The nucleotide window TCCGGCTGTCGATGAGGACGTAGTCGTACGACGCCTTCATGTCGTCGCGCAGCGCGTCCAGGAACAGGCCGCCGCCCAGCCGCTCGTAGAAGTTGTCCCACTCGAAGGTCGACACCGTCGCCGAGTACTCGCGGTTCTGCCTTCCCGCGGACAGGAAGTCGAGTGAGCCGCCCTCCGGGAAGGACAGGCCGAACGGTTCGGGGTCGAGCGAGATGGCGTGCGCCTCGACGTGGGCGTAGTCCCGGTGCCACGGACCGGAGCGGGGGCGGTCCGAGGTCGCTGCCCAGCAGTATTCGGTGATCACGTCGATCACGCCCGAGGTGGCGGCGAGCGCGCCGAGGTCGAGGAACGGCTCGAAGAAGCGGTGCAGACCCGGCGCCTCCAGGTCCCAGTCGACGGCCAGCACCCGTTTGCCGTTGGCGGCGAGGATCCAGGCCGTGTTGGCCAGGGCCATCGTGCGACCCGTACCGCCCTTGTACGAGTAGAAGGTGATGATCCGTCCGTCGCGCCCGGTCGTCATGCTTCTCCTCGGTGGTCGGGATGGTGCGGGTGGATGGGGCCCCTGAGACGGGGCCTCTCGTGCCGCAGGCCTTCGGGTGGATGTGCGTCGGCGTGCTTGAGGTACTGCTGGGTCAGGTGCGCCATGACCGCCGGCAGCACATCGGTGAACGCCTTCAGCGTGGGTACGCCGTTGACCGCGATCCGGGAGTCGGTGCGGCGGCCGCGCTCCAGGATCAGGGGGAGGGTGCGCTCCAATTCTGCCTTGATCCGGCGTCCCTCCTCGCCTTCGCAGAGCACGTCCGCGCGGTTCCAGGGGATCACGGCGGCGACCCAGGGCCGGGAGTTCGCGTCGAACGCCTTGAGCCTGCGCCGACGTTCCTCGTCGAGGACCGCCCAGCAGTCGACGAGCAGGAGAGCCGGGTGGCCGGACGAGGGCTTGTCCGTACGGGTGTCGGCCTCGCCCATGGCGAGGTCGTCGTCGAAGTCCGACACCGTGATCCGGTAGTCCAACGACCGGATCAACTCCTCGGCCAGCTCGGGCAGCGGGCGCGTCGTCTCGTTGTGGTACGGGTTCCACGTGAGGGCGCTCTCGCCGTACGGCTGGGTGCCGCGATGTCCGTCGACGGTGCGGCGGGTGGGCGCGGCCACGCTGAGGTGGACGCGGCGCGGTCCGTCGCCCGGTGTCCGGAAGGCGCTCGGGGTGGCGGCGAGGGGCCGGGGTTCGCCGGGCGGCAGCGGCGTCTCCCGGGCGGTCCGCACGATCCGCTGGGCCAGCGCGAACACGGTCTCCTCGTACTCGTCCCGTAATCGCCTGAGCTTGATCAACCCGTAGATGCCCTGGGTCCGATAGCGCTCCCCGGTCGTCGGCTCGACCGGGACGTGCCGTAAGGGGTCGGGCAGCCGGTCGAGGTCGACCCGGCTCCACAGCACGGGGACGACGGGCCGTATGTGCCCGGCGCCGGCGGCACTGGCCCGGAGTACGCGCGCGTTGAAGGCGAACCACTCGCGGCCGCAGGTCTCGCTGGCGAAGTAGCGCGGGGAGTACAGCGGCACGAACACCCGGCAGTGCGCCAGGTTGGTGGCGATCCGCTGCTTTTGGCCCTCGCCGGTGGGTGACGCGCGGTCCATGAAGCCGGCGGTGGCGCCGTCGCAGTCCGTCAGCGCCTGGACATGCTCGCAGAGGTCCTTGAAGAGGGTGTGCACCCAGTGGTCCGGGTCGCCGGCGCCCGGCTCCGAGGCAGGCGAGCGGGCGTAACTCAGATAGAAATAGGGCCGCTGGTCGGCCGCGGCCCATCCCCGCTCAGGAGTCACCCGTTGTCCCCCTGTCCGCTGACGTCCTCAACTCCGGCGATTCCTGGACATCTCGACTTGGATGATGTCCACAGTCTCTCGCATCGCGCAGAGAATCAACGGCCTTCCCGCGAATTCTCCGGTCGACACGTGAGAGTCGGGCAGCCGCGCCCCGAGCGCGGCGAAGTCGCTGTCGTCCAGCACGGCGTCCTCGTACGAGATCCAGTTGCCCTTCGTGCCCACCACACAGCGGTACGTCCGCAGCGCCGGTGGCGGTGTCGTCCGGTACTCGGCGAGGTGGAACGCGGTGCACACGTCGAAGCCCACGCGGAGGAGGAGGATCTGGGCGTCCGCCGCGTACAGCCGGGCCAGGGGGGAGCGTTCGCCGAGGTGGCAGTGCGGGTCGTGGTCGGCGAGCAGTTCGGCGGCCCGGGGCCCGAGCGCGGCGAACGAGGTCTGCGGGTGGAGGCTGCGGACCGCGCCGGGGGTCGTGCGTACGTGTTCGGCGAGCGCGCCCACGGTCGGGCTGCAGGGCGTGGCGTCCGGCTCGAACGGCGGCATGGAAGCGCGGAACACCGCCTTCTCCGCCTCGGTCATGCCGGCGGTGTGGTCGCGGTAGGCGCGGGAGGAGTCGGAGTTCTCCGGGGTGAAGGCGGGCACGACGAGGGTGCCGTCGGGGCCGAGGACGTCCAGCAGGGTGTCGCACACGGCGGCGGGGGCGAGGCCGCTGCCGCTGAGTGAGGCGTGCACCATGAGGACGCCGCCGCGTCTGACGCCCAGTCGTTCCAGACCGGGGC belongs to Streptomyces graminofaciens and includes:
- a CDS encoding TIR-like protein FxsC yields the protein MTPERGWAAADQRPYFYLSYARSPASEPGAGDPDHWVHTLFKDLCEHVQALTDCDGATAGFMDRASPTGEGQKQRIATNLAHCRVFVPLYSPRYFASETCGREWFAFNARVLRASAAGAGHIRPVVPVLWSRVDLDRLPDPLRHVPVEPTTGERYRTQGIYGLIKLRRLRDEYEETVFALAQRIVRTARETPLPPGEPRPLAATPSAFRTPGDGPRRVHLSVAAPTRRTVDGHRGTQPYGESALTWNPYHNETTRPLPELAEELIRSLDYRITVSDFDDDLAMGEADTRTDKPSSGHPALLLVDCWAVLDEERRRRLKAFDANSRPWVAAVIPWNRADVLCEGEEGRRIKAELERTLPLILERGRRTDSRIAVNGVPTLKAFTDVLPAVMAHLTQQYLKHADAHPPEGLRHERPRLRGPIHPHHPDHRGEA
- a CDS encoding AAC(3) family N-acetyltransferase; this translates as MSEPTLLRPGLERLGVRRGGVLMVHASLSGSGLAPAAVCDTLLDVLGPDGTLVVPAFTPENSDSSRAYRDHTAGMTEAEKAVFRASMPPFEPDATPCSPTVGALAEHVRTTPGAVRSLHPQTSFAALGPRAAELLADHDPHCHLGERSPLARLYAADAQILLLRVGFDVCTAFHLAEYRTTPPPALRTYRCVVGTKGNWISYEDAVLDDSDFAALGARLPDSHVSTGEFAGRPLILCAMRETVDIIQVEMSRNRRS